AAGGTCATAGAGTTTTTGTGAAACAGGACATGAATTGTAGTATGTTGAGTTCGTGTTAAGACGCTCACAATTTAGGCACATGCATTGCTCGCGCCGCGTTGCATCCATAGTGTTGTTTGCCCACACTTCTTTTGGATGGCCCTCTTTAAAATAACGATTTTCAATAAGTTCGATAAGCACAGATTTTGTCATACTAAAAAATAGTTACATAACAAGTAAAGAATATTTGTATCCTGTATCCGATATGAGAATAAAAAGCCCCGGAAGGGAGTGCACAACACCTTTCTTAGGAAGAAAGCTGTACCAAAGAAACGTAAAAAGAGCCCCGGAAGGGAGTTGAACCCTTGACCTACTGCTTACAAGGCAATCGCTCTACCACTGAGCTACCGAGGCACTGTTTTGTACTAAAACAATAAAGGGGCATATTTTAAAAGGTTTTACCTATGCCCCGCGTTCATGCTCTTGTGAAAGCCATGACACAATTCTGCGCACTGCCTTAAGGGTGTCGCCACAATACGTTTCCAAAAAATCGGTTGTTAGCGGCACTTTTTGGGGTATGTTTCGCACTGCATCAAGTGCGCGTTTGCCATCAAAATTAACAAACGCCAAGCGCGCAGTTAACTCTTCTGGCGAACGCTCAAAATCAGAGCCGGGCAGAATCGCAACACCTGTTTTATTGAGTATAGACTCGCATAATTCCACATCATCAAATATGCCTTTTTTATCAATGATATCGTTGAGCTCGGAAAAATCGCAAAACACGTAAAAACCGCCCTGGGGATTGTGCACGCGAACACCCGCATTTCGAAGCGTAAGGGCACACCATTCGCCAAGCGCGTGGAGTATGCGAACCGAATCAGCAACGTACGCATCAATTGCTGAATTCTCTTTAAACGCGGTTATGGCGGCATGCTGTATTGGTGCGCTCACGCTCGTGTATGTTTCACTTGCAATTGTTGCCATAGCCTCTTTGAGCGCGTACAATGTGTTTGGAAAACTAAACGTTCCAAGACGCCAACCACCAGCTCCGCACCACTTACTAAGCCCTGAACTAATAATTGTTCCTTCAGGATAATACGTTGCAATACTCGTGTGCGTTTTGTTAAACGTGAGACGTCCATAAATCTCATCGCTTAAAATGATGATATTATATTTTCGCGCAACCCTGCTAATTTCTTCCAATTCCTGCGCGCTATATATCTGACCTGTTGGGTTTGAAGGATAATTGAGTATGAAAAGTTTTGGCGTGTACGGGTTTGCCTGCAAAAGACTGAGGTCTTTTAAGTCTTTTGCACTAATTTTCCACGTATTTTCAAAACGCGTTTTGATTGTTTTAATTGAATGGCCAAGAATACGCGCTTGCGGACGGTACGAAACCCAGCAGGGAGAGGGAAGAATAATTGCCCCCTCAAACACAAGCTGCAATAAAAACAATAATTCTTTACTTCCCGGGCCAACAAGCACGCCCTCAGGCATGATGCTAACCCCATTCATGCGGGTATGATGTTCTGCAACAGCGCTTCTAAGGGCAAAAAGACCTTCTACAGGAAGATAATCTTTTTCATGCGCGTGCTCCTTGAGCGCTTCAACAACGCTTGTTGGAACGGGAAATGGTGACTGACCAAGACCAAGTTTGAATACGTCCCTGCCTTGCGCTTTTAGTGCGTTACATTGCTCATTTATTACAAGTGTTGCGCTTTTTTTAAGACCGCGAACTGTTTTTCGAAGCAGATTTTTCCGCTCAATAACACCATACCTTGTGTTAGACATTGTCGTCCCATTAGGTATTGCAATCCTTTAAATGTGCTTTGGTAGGTAACACGCGTTATATAATGATTTTATGCAACTAATTTTAAAAAGAGCGCGCTTTCATAAACACATACTATGAGTAACGCTGAGAACGCATTTGATTTTGATGTGTATGTGCACGCATGCCAAGACAAAAAAGGAACTATTGAAATATCATACTTTATTGGCACCAAAGAAATCTCATGCCCTGACTTCTTTTATGCAACCAACCTATCGCACGAGGCTCTTGAAACACTTTCCCAGGAATTATCAAAAAAAACAGGCATTGCACAAGACACACTGCTTATGAAACTGCATAGCGGAACACCCAATAAGCCTGCGCTGTTTGAAATGCACTCACAAGTGCACCCTTCCTACTTTACCCTGCTCTTTCCAGACATTAATCCACAATGGCGCGCTATGATTAAAACAAGAACACCAAAAAATAATCCCCGCAAACAATACCACTACCTTGTTTTAGAAACACCTAAAGGAACATTCTATCAAAATTTGGAAACGTGGTCTAAAAACATGCCCGTCAATCCGCTTGTTTCTGCACACTACAAGAATGGGGACTTAGAAATAATCCTTGCCCGAAGCGTTTAACAACAATTACCGCAACCACAACCGTGTGATTCTTGCTTTGCGTCTTGTTTGCATGCACAGTCCTGTCTGGCGCAATTGCATTCTTTTTTATCTGTCATACTAGTCATGCATGTTACCTTGCTTTTTATCTTTTATGTATTCTAACAACGTGAAGTTTTGTAATCAATACATATGATACAAACCTCAAGCTCAATCTTATGCGTGCAAAAGACGTAACCACCTTTGAAGACGAACAAAAACGACTTGCTTATGCGTTTTTAGGACTCAAACAAGTATAACTATCTAATTTTAATATTTGAACTGTATCTAGAACCGTGTGAGTAGTGAGTTCTCAACAAACTGGTACTATCTTATGTATGCATTAGAAACCCTACCCCTTGACAGAATTGAGAAAATAAGCTGCCTTCTTTTTTCCACTAATTACGAATCTCTTCAAGCATACGGAAAAAAACTCTTTGATTATCAATTCATAAAGTCTGAGGATGGCATTTTCTCACGCGCACTTCTTACTGATTTGGAATCACTTATTCGCCACCAAATAATTGGTTTTACATCAGGGTTGGAATACAAAACAACAACCTTTGGAAAAAAAATTCTCAAATCTGCTTTACACGATTTTTCTCAGTTAGAAGACATTCTCTGCACGCTTCGTGAGATAGATTTTACTGCTCGAGTTAAAGATTTTGTTCTTGTAAGATACGCAAAAGAAGGCAACTCCGTGGATATTTAAAATCCAAAAGTATTAAAAATTATTCCTCACATTTCAATTAGCATGGAATACACGCACATTGACCTTCACACGCACTGCGTGCTCTCAACGGAAGGCAGAAGAAAACAAAAACGCGGGTTCGCTCACATACCGCCAACATATGCTCCGCTCTCACTTCTCACACGAGCACGCCAGGTAGGTCTTGATTTCATCGCGCTCACAGACCATAACATGA
Above is a genomic segment from archaeon CG10_big_fil_rev_8_21_14_0_10_43_11 containing:
- a CDS encoding aspartate aminotransferase → MSNTRYGVIERKNLLRKTVRGLKKSATLVINEQCNALKAQGRDVFKLGLGQSPFPVPTSVVEALKEHAHEKDYLPVEGLFALRSAVAEHHTRMNGVSIMPEGVLVGPGSKELLFLLQLVFEGAIILPSPCWVSYRPQARILGHSIKTIKTRFENTWKISAKDLKDLSLLQANPYTPKLFILNYPSNPTGQIYSAQELEEISRVARKYNIIILSDEIYGRLTFNKTHTSIATYYPEGTIISSGLSKWCGAGGWRLGTFSFPNTLYALKEAMATIASETYTSVSAPIQHAAITAFKENSAIDAYVADSVRILHALGEWCALTLRNAGVRVHNPQGGFYVFCDFSELNDIIDKKGIFDDVELCESILNKTGVAILPGSDFERSPEELTARLAFVNFDGKRALDAVRNIPQKVPLTTDFLETYCGDTLKAVRRIVSWLSQEHERGA